From the genome of Colletotrichum higginsianum IMI 349063 chromosome 4, whole genome shotgun sequence, one region includes:
- a CDS encoding endo-beta-1,6-galactanase, producing the protein MHFNPLAAVALGLASLSVVAADTTTIIDAKSDHGTWEGWGTSLAWWARRFGTRDDLADIFFTTKTTSLGGASLPGLGFNIVRHNAGACSWNAVNGERMVVSPKMMLSRQIEGHWVDWASADPASSSWRWDVDTAQRAMLQKAKSRGANRFELFSNSPMWWMTKNHNPSGSADGSENIQPWNLAQHAVYMATVARHARDNWGIDFESVEPFNEPSANWWKADGTQEGCHIDVPTQATIINALRTELDGRGLGAVTIAASDESYYDQAAATLTGLANAGALRHVARVNVHGYQYANGRRDLVSSLAAASGLRVWNSEYGESDATGERLASNLLLDLRWLRPTAWVYWQVLDGGGWGVVDADNEAGTVGAANQKYFVLAQFARHIREGMRILDGGADNVVAAYDAARSRLVIVAVNWGDAQYLNFDLSRFAQASTNGAKVTRWRTQIGASGDRYIQANDTTMSGTKFWSFFEKKMVQTFEIENVKL; encoded by the coding sequence ATGCACTTCAATCCTCTCGCGGCGGTGGCCCTCGGCTTGGCCTCGTTGtccgtcgtcgcggccgacACGACgaccatcatcgacgccaagTCCGACCACGGCACGTGGGAAGGTTGGGGCACCTCCCTCGCCTGGTGGGCGCGGCGCTTCGGCACGcgcgacgacctcgccgacatctTCTTCACCACCAAGACGACCtcgctcggcggcgccagccTCCCCGGGCTCGGCTTCAACATCGTCCGCCACAACGCCGGCGCCTGCAGCTGgaacgccgtcaacggcgagcgCATGGTCGTCTCGCCCAAGATGATGCTGTCCCGGCAGATCGAGGGCCACTGGGTCGACTGGGCCAGCGCGGACCCTGCCTCGTCCTCGTGGCGGTGGGACGTCGACACAGCGCAACGCGCCATGCTGCAGAAGGCCAAGAGCCGCGGCGCCAACCGCTTCGAGCTCTTCTCCAACTCGCCCATGTGGTGGATGACCAAGAACCACAACCCGTCCGGCTccgccgacggcagcgaGAACATTCAGCCGTGGAACCTGGCACAGCACGCCGTGTACATGGCCACTGTGGCCCGACACGCGCGGGACAACTGGGGCATCGACTTCGAATCGGTTGAGCCCTTTAATGAGCCGTCGGCCAACTGGTGGAAGGCGGACGGCACGCAAGAAGGGTGCCACATCGACGTCCCCACGCAGGcgaccatcatcaacgcGCTGCGGACggagctcgacggccgcggcctcggcgccgtgacCATCGCCGCGTCGGACGAGTCGTACTACGACCAGGCCGCTGCCACCCTGACCGGCCTCGCGAACGCGGGCGCGCTCCGCCACGTCGCGCGCGTCAACGTCCACGGGTACCAGTACGCCAACGGCCGTCGCGACCtcgtctcgtcgctggcggcggcgagcgggCTGCGGGTGTGGAACAGCGAGTACGGCGAGAGCGACGCGACGGGCGAGCGGCTGGCGAGCAACCTCCTGCTCGACCTCCGGTGGCtgcggccgacggcgtggGTGTACTGGCAGGtgctcgatggcggcggctggggcgTGGTGGACGCCGACAACGAGGCCGGCACGGTCGGGGCGGCGAACCAGAAGTACTTTGTGCTCGCGCAGTTCGCGCGGCACATCCGCGAGGGCATGCGGatcctggacggcggcgcggacaACGTGGTCGCGGCGTACGACGCGGCGCGGTCGAGGCTGGTGATCGTCGCGGTCAACTGGGGCGACGCGCAGTACCTCAACTTCGACCTGAGCAGGTTCGCGCAGGCGTCGACGAACGGGGCCAAGGTCACGCGGTGGCGGACGCAGATCGGGGCCAGCGGGGACCGGTATATCCAGGCGAATGACACGACGATGAGCGGGACGAAGTTCTGGTCGTTCttcgagaagaagatggtgCAGACGTTTGAGATTGAGAACGTCAAGTTGTAG
- a CDS encoding Vacuolar protein sorting-associated protein 62: protein MADASPASTREISPRSIIVLLIGLSACSTRAERETADLRCPEYVTRHAPLVWLHSYDRYMPSDLLTHIQHTSPALDGRQIPDLPALDLDNLEILNSFGDEVALTSNDDPTTYPPWLLGASPDADGRIHNATPCVVILVEKSESDLDAFYFYFYSYNEGPNVTQVLEPFDRLVNGGKAASGMHFGDHIGDWEHNMIRFRDGKPTGMYFSQHVDGESYGWDDAKLSKVDGRPIVYSACGSHANYPTPGDQIHNAVLIDYCDEGKRWDPVLSAYFYRFDADSFTLTRLDPPDESYPTPPPPSNLTSFFYYSGRWGDTSYPDSDPRQETVPRFKLRRFQTGPTGPRHKHLVRKGLKPDQRRKMGWMEWGVGVYMSLYPCCLRGWRAWVSMGLVGALVSAAVVGVVVGIRRHRTNKYRRLQAEDIPLDDWALEDDALLSSSEDEGSQKGQKWS, encoded by the exons ATGGCCGATGCATCACCTGCTTCCACGCGGGAAATCTCACCCCGGAGCATCATCGTCTTGCTCATCGGCCTTTCCGCATGCTCCACCCGGGCGGAGCGGGAAACCGCCGATCTCAGGTGTCCCGAATACGTCACCCGGCACG CACCTCTCGTCTGGCTCCATTCCTATGACCGGTACATGCCCAGCGACCTCTTGACGCACATCCAGCACACATCACCGGCGCTCGACGGGAGGCAAATCCCAGATCTCCcggccctcgacctggaCAACCTGGAGATTCTCAATTCcttcggcgacgaggtggcTCTCACGTCCAACGACGACCCTACCACCTATCCACCATGGCTCCTGGGCGCTTCCCCCGACGCGGATGGCAGGATTCACAATGCCACGCCCTGCGTCGTGATCCTCGtggagaagagcgagagCGACCTCGACGCATTTTACTTTTACTTCTACTCGTACAACGAAGGTCCAAACGTCACCCAGGTCCTGGAGCCGTTCGACAGGTTGGTCAACGGCGGGAAGGCGGCATCCGGGATGCACTTTGGTGACCACATCGGTGACTG GGAGCACAACATGATTCGCTTCCGGGACGGAAAGCCTACTGGCATGTACTTTAGCCAACatgtcgacggcgagtcGTACGGCTGGGATGACGCGAAGCTGAGCAAGGTCGACGGGCGG CCGATCGTTTACAGCGCGTGCGGTTCACACGCAAACTATCCGACACCCGG AGACCAAATTCACAACGCGGTGCTGATAGACTACTGCGACGAGGGCAAGAGGTGGGACCCCGTCCTCTCGGCCTACTTCTACCGATTCGACGCCGACTCCTTCACCCTGACGAGGCTGGACCCCCCCGATGAATCGTACCccacgccgccaccgccttcGAACCTGACGTCCTTCTTCTACTACTCGGGCCGCTGGGGCGACACGTCGTACCCCGATTCCGACCCTCGGCAGGAGACCGTGCCGAGGTTCAAGCTCAGACGGTTCCAGACGGGGCCCACCGGCCCACGGCACAAGCACCTCGTCCGCAAGGGCCTGAAGCCGGACCAGAGGCGGAAAATGGGCTGGATGGAGTGGGGCGTCGGCGTCTACATGTCGCTGTACCCGTGCTGTCTGCGAGGGTGGAGGGCGTGGGTGTCGATGGGTCTGGTCGGCGCGCTGGTGTCGGCGGCTGTCGTTGGCGTGGTCGTGGGTATTAGACGGCACAGGACGAACAAGTATAGACGGCTGCAAGCGGAAGATATACCATTAGATGATTGGGCATTAGAGGATGATGCGCTcctgtcgtcgtccgaggacgagggaagCCAGAAAGGGCAGAAGTGGTCATAG